From the Burkholderia glumae LMG 2196 = ATCC 33617 genome, one window contains:
- the dsbD gene encoding protein-disulfide reductase DsbD → MSDRHFSAAACLRLLLACLVLFGALFGLSPAARADGDFLDPSLAFRFSSSESPGQVNLHFSIADGYYMYRERFAFAVKSGTATLGEAQIPPGHVKYDETFAKNVETYRGELTIHVPVVKAAGPFELSVTSQGCADGGICYPPAEHVVRVDGTALAAAPAAGSPAQSSVPAAAPQAPAPAAQGAVAPASLAPPAADGSWYERVTSADYARSLLEGRGFLTVVALFFVAGMVLSLLPCSYPMIPILSAIIIGEGTRATRARGFALSLTYVVGMALVYTVLGIVAALIGQSLGAWLQNPWMLGAFALLLTVFALTLIGGIDIALPQRWQDGAAQASSRRSGGRFAAVAAMGALSALVVGACMTAPLFAVLAFIAHTGNALLGGAALFAMGIGLGVPLLIIGLGAGTLLPRAGAWMEGVKVFFGVVLLAAALWIVWPVLGAAVQIALAALWLLIAAAATGLFTPAAGGASIWRRLGRGVGAAFAIWAAVLLVGLAAGSTDPLRPLSVFAARGAGAAAGAAAGTGAHEGPSFAPVRSSAELDRIIQTAGRPVLLDFYADWCVSCKEMEHLTFTDPRVQARLGQLQLVRADVTANNGDDQALLKRFGLFGPPGIIVFGLDGRELGRVVGYQDAERFLRSLDRAGAPSA, encoded by the coding sequence ATGTCTGATCGCCACTTTTCCGCGGCCGCCTGCCTGCGTCTGCTGCTCGCGTGCCTGGTGCTGTTCGGCGCGCTGTTCGGCCTCTCGCCGGCCGCGCGCGCCGACGGCGACTTCCTCGATCCGTCGCTCGCGTTCCGCTTCAGCTCGAGCGAATCGCCGGGACAGGTGAACCTGCATTTCAGCATCGCCGACGGCTACTACATGTATCGCGAGCGCTTCGCGTTCGCCGTGAAGAGCGGCACGGCGACGCTCGGCGAGGCGCAGATCCCGCCCGGCCACGTGAAGTACGACGAGACGTTCGCGAAGAACGTCGAAACCTATCGCGGCGAACTGACGATTCACGTGCCCGTCGTGAAGGCGGCCGGTCCGTTCGAGCTGTCGGTCACCTCGCAGGGGTGCGCCGACGGCGGCATCTGCTATCCGCCCGCCGAGCACGTGGTGCGCGTGGACGGCACGGCGCTCGCGGCCGCACCGGCGGCTGGTTCGCCGGCGCAATCGTCCGTGCCGGCTGCGGCCCCGCAGGCGCCCGCGCCGGCCGCGCAGGGCGCCGTTGCCCCCGCGTCGCTGGCGCCCCCCGCCGCCGACGGCAGCTGGTACGAACGCGTGACGAGTGCCGACTATGCGCGGTCGCTGCTCGAGGGCCGCGGCTTCCTGACCGTCGTCGCGCTGTTCTTCGTGGCCGGGATGGTGCTGAGCCTGCTGCCGTGCTCGTACCCCATGATCCCGATCCTGTCGGCGATCATCATCGGCGAGGGCACTCGCGCGACGCGCGCGCGCGGTTTCGCGCTGTCTCTGACCTACGTGGTCGGGATGGCGCTCGTCTACACCGTGCTCGGCATCGTTGCCGCGCTGATCGGGCAAAGCCTCGGCGCCTGGCTGCAGAATCCATGGATGCTCGGCGCATTCGCGCTGCTGCTGACGGTATTCGCTCTGACGCTGATCGGCGGCATCGACATCGCGTTGCCGCAGCGCTGGCAGGACGGCGCCGCGCAGGCATCGAGCCGGCGCTCGGGCGGCCGCTTCGCGGCGGTGGCCGCGATGGGGGCGCTCTCGGCGCTGGTGGTCGGCGCCTGCATGACGGCACCGCTGTTCGCCGTACTCGCCTTCATCGCGCACACCGGCAATGCGCTGCTCGGCGGCGCCGCGCTGTTCGCGATGGGAATCGGCCTGGGCGTGCCGCTGCTGATCATCGGCCTCGGCGCGGGTACGCTGCTGCCGCGTGCCGGCGCCTGGATGGAGGGCGTGAAGGTGTTCTTCGGCGTGGTGCTGCTCGCGGCCGCGCTCTGGATCGTCTGGCCGGTGCTCGGCGCGGCGGTGCAGATCGCGCTCGCCGCGCTCTGGCTGCTGATCGCCGCGGCGGCCACCGGCCTCTTCACGCCGGCGGCCGGCGGCGCGTCGATCTGGCGCCGGCTCGGCCGGGGCGTCGGCGCCGCATTCGCGATCTGGGCCGCCGTGCTGCTGGTCGGCCTCGCGGCCGGCTCGACCGATCCGCTGCGTCCGCTGTCGGTGTTCGCCGCACGCGGCGCCGGCGCGGCAGCCGGCGCCGCTGCTGGCACCGGCGCGCATGAAGGCCCGAGCTTCGCGCCGGTGCGTTCGAGCGCCGAACTCGACCGGATCATCCAGACCGCCGGCCGGCCGGTGCTGCTCGATTTCTACGCAGACTGGTGCGTGAGCTGCAAGGAGATGGAGCACCTGACCTTCACCGATCCGCGCGTGCAGGCGCGGCTGGGCCAGCTTCAGCTGGTGCGCGCCGACGTGACTGCCAATAACGGCGACGATCAGGCGCTACTCAAGCGTTTCGGCCTGTTCGGGCCGCCCGGCATCATCGTGTTCGGTCTGGACGGCCGCGAGCTCGGCCGCGTGGTCGGCTATCAGGACGCCGAGCGGTTCCTGCGCAGCCTCGACCGTGCCGGGGCGCCCTCGGCCTGA
- the hemB gene encoding porphobilinogen synthase, protein MSLHPLHRPRRMRRDDFSRRLMRENLLTTNDLILPVFVVEGTNVRQGVASMPGVERVSVDLLMGVAEQCVELGVPVLSLFPAIEPALKTPDGHEAGNPEGLIPRAVRELKRRFPELGVLTDVALDPYTSHGQDGVLDEHGYVINDATIEILLEQARAQAEAGVDIVAPSDMMDGRIGSIREMLESDGHIHTRIMAYSAKYASAFYGPFRDAVGSAANLGKSNKMTYQMDPANSDEALREIRLDIDEGADMVMVKPGMPYLDIVRRVKDEFRFPTYVYQVSGEYAMLKAAALNGWLDHDKVVLESLLAFKRAGADGVLTYFALEAARLLRDQK, encoded by the coding sequence ATGAGCCTCCATCCCTTGCATCGCCCGCGCAGAATGCGCCGCGACGATTTCTCGCGTCGCCTGATGCGCGAAAACCTCCTCACCACCAACGATCTGATCCTGCCCGTATTCGTGGTCGAAGGCACCAACGTGCGCCAGGGCGTGGCCTCGATGCCGGGCGTCGAGCGCGTCTCGGTGGACCTGTTGATGGGCGTCGCCGAGCAGTGCGTCGAGCTCGGCGTGCCGGTACTGTCGCTGTTCCCGGCGATCGAGCCGGCGCTGAAGACGCCCGACGGCCACGAGGCCGGCAACCCCGAGGGGCTGATTCCGCGTGCGGTGCGTGAGCTCAAGCGCCGCTTCCCCGAGCTCGGCGTGCTGACCGACGTGGCGCTCGATCCGTACACGAGCCATGGCCAGGACGGCGTGCTCGACGAACACGGCTACGTGATCAACGACGCGACCATCGAGATCCTGCTCGAGCAGGCGCGCGCGCAGGCCGAGGCCGGCGTCGACATCGTCGCGCCGTCGGACATGATGGACGGCCGGATCGGCTCGATCCGCGAGATGCTGGAAAGCGACGGCCATATCCACACGCGCATCATGGCGTACTCGGCGAAGTACGCATCGGCGTTCTACGGCCCGTTCCGCGACGCGGTCGGCTCGGCCGCGAATCTCGGCAAGAGCAACAAGATGACGTACCAGATGGATCCGGCGAATTCCGACGAGGCGCTGCGCGAGATCCGGCTCGACATCGACGAAGGCGCCGACATGGTGATGGTCAAGCCCGGCATGCCCTACCTCGACATCGTGCGCCGCGTGAAGGACGAGTTCCGCTTTCCGACCTACGTCTACCAGGTCAGCGGCGAATACGCGATGCTGAAGGCCGCCGCGCTGAACGGCTGGCTCGACCACGACAAGGTGGTGCTCGAATCCCTGCTCGCGTTCAAGCGCGCGGGCGCCGACGGCGTGCTCACCTACTTCGCGCTCGAGGCCGCGCGCCTGCTGCGCGACCAGAAGTAA
- the yihA gene encoding ribosome biogenesis GTP-binding protein YihA/YsxC has product MAFLLHQARFYTTVNHLRDLPPTVIPEIAFAGRSNAGKSTAINILCNQKRLAFASKTPGRTQHINYFSVGPEAEPVANLVDLPGYGYAEVPGAAKAHWEALLSAYLKTRPQLRGMILMMDSRRPLTELDQRMIEWFAPTGKPIHTLLTKCDKLTRQESVNALRNTKKALAAYRDAGYEGELTVQLFSALKRTGLDEAHALIESWLRPPVAGENDAAVGE; this is encoded by the coding sequence ATGGCCTTCCTGCTCCATCAAGCCCGCTTCTACACGACCGTCAATCACCTGCGCGACCTGCCGCCCACCGTGATTCCGGAAATCGCCTTCGCCGGCCGGTCGAACGCGGGCAAATCGACGGCGATCAACATACTCTGCAACCAGAAGCGGCTCGCGTTCGCCTCGAAGACGCCGGGGCGCACCCAGCACATCAACTACTTTTCGGTCGGCCCCGAGGCGGAGCCGGTCGCGAACCTCGTGGACCTGCCCGGCTACGGCTACGCCGAGGTGCCCGGCGCCGCGAAGGCGCACTGGGAAGCGCTGCTGTCGGCCTATCTCAAGACCCGGCCCCAATTGCGCGGCATGATCCTGATGATGGACTCACGCCGGCCGCTGACCGAACTGGACCAGCGCATGATCGAGTGGTTCGCCCCGACCGGCAAGCCGATTCACACGCTGCTGACGAAGTGTGACAAATTGACCCGCCAAGAAAGCGTCAATGCGCTTCGCAATACGAAGAAAGCGCTGGCGGCCTACCGCGACGCCGGCTACGAGGGCGAACTGACGGTGCAGTTGTTCTCGGCACTCAAGCGCACGGGGCTCGACGAGGCGCACGCGCTGATCGAGAGCTGGCTGCGGCCGCCAGTTGCCGGCGAAAATGACGCGGCTGTAGGAGAATGA
- a CDS encoding c-type cytochrome produces the protein MNRLCKSLIALQVAAGFVGFVAEANAADAAKPDLERGRTIATQVCASCHGADGNSATGAFPKLAGQHPEYLVKQLHDFKTQPGAQGPARNSAVMAGFASALSDADARDVAAYYAAQTPKPGVARNAATVALGRQIYRGGIADKGVPACASCHGPTGQGVPVQYPRLSGQWADYTAAQLAAFQQGAGARNNNEPMHQIASRLSDSEVKAVADYIAGLH, from the coding sequence ATGAATCGACTGTGCAAGTCTCTGATAGCGCTTCAGGTTGCAGCAGGGTTCGTTGGTTTCGTGGCGGAGGCAAACGCGGCGGATGCGGCCAAGCCGGATCTCGAGCGGGGCAGGACGATCGCGACGCAGGTCTGCGCCTCGTGCCATGGCGCCGACGGCAACAGCGCGACGGGCGCGTTTCCGAAGCTGGCCGGCCAGCATCCCGAGTATCTGGTCAAGCAGTTGCACGATTTCAAGACGCAGCCGGGCGCGCAGGGGCCGGCGCGCAACAGCGCGGTGATGGCGGGCTTTGCCAGCGCGCTGAGCGACGCCGACGCGCGCGACGTGGCTGCCTACTACGCCGCGCAGACCCCCAAGCCCGGCGTCGCGCGCAATGCGGCCACCGTCGCGCTGGGCCGGCAGATCTATCGCGGCGGCATCGCCGACAAGGGCGTGCCGGCCTGCGCGAGCTGCCACGGTCCGACCGGGCAGGGCGTCCCGGTGCAGTATCCGCGCCTGTCGGGGCAGTGGGCCGATTACACGGCCGCGCAGCTCGCGGCGTTCCAGCAGGGCGCGGGCGCGCGCAATAACAACGAGCCGATGCACCAGATCGCATCGCGCCTGTCGGACAGCGAAGTGAAGGCGGTTGCCGATTACATTGCCGGCCTGCACTGA
- a CDS encoding cytochrome c biogenesis protein ResB, translating to MSVTTSGIRANSRRRMLNAAVELISSMRFAIALLVVLAIASIIGTVLTQDDPYPNYVNQFGPFWADIFRALGLYTVYSAWWFMLILLFLVASLSLCVIRNGPKMLADARSWKDKVREGSLRAFHHKAEYAAAGTRAQVAASLAGFIGKAGYRLVVRESEAATLISAKRGAMTRYGYIAAHLAIVVICLGGLLDSNLPIHFQMWLFGKSPVNTSAAISEISADHRLSASNPTFRGYAWVPEGQYVSTAILNQPNGSLIQDLPFSIQLDKFIVDYYSTGMPKLFASDIVVIDRETGKRIPARVEVNKPFTYKGVSIYQSSFQDGGSQMRMTAFPMTGARDATFPVNGTIGNAVPLAGHDGETIEFADFRAINVENLTDASGKTDARGVSMTHSLKEAFDERLGSGAKTSTPVNLRNVGPSVQYKVRGKDGQAREFNNYMLPVEVGGDRVFLAGVRASPNDPFRYLRIPADADDSIEGWMRIRAALADPAVRAEAARRFAQGSLPGADAALRTRLDDSALRVLTLFAGADASSGRQPDGAPVGGFQAVASFIDQSVPKAEQEKAAGLLLRMLEGAMWQVWEVARERAGLKPVAQSAEAARFVQNTINALSDSFLYGAPVYLRLDSYKQVQASVFQLTRAPGKNLVYLGSLLLVFGIFSMFYVRERRLWFWLKDTQAGTSVVMAMSSARKTLDFEKEFAQTRDAVGAVLGAAPAAAGAAERKTDPHDSPR from the coding sequence ATGAGCGTTACCACGTCAGGAATCCGGGCGAACTCGCGGCGCCGCATGCTGAACGCCGCCGTCGAGCTGATCAGCTCGATGCGCTTCGCGATCGCGCTGCTCGTCGTGCTGGCGATCGCGAGCATCATCGGCACCGTCCTCACGCAGGACGATCCCTACCCGAACTATGTGAACCAGTTCGGCCCGTTCTGGGCCGACATCTTTCGCGCACTCGGCCTCTACACGGTCTACAGCGCCTGGTGGTTCATGCTGATCCTGCTGTTCCTGGTGGCGTCGCTGTCGCTTTGCGTGATCCGCAACGGCCCGAAGATGCTGGCCGACGCGCGCAGCTGGAAGGACAAGGTGCGTGAAGGCAGCCTGCGCGCGTTTCATCACAAGGCCGAATACGCGGCGGCCGGCACGCGCGCCCAGGTGGCGGCCTCGCTCGCCGGATTCATCGGCAAGGCCGGCTACCGGCTCGTGGTGCGCGAGTCGGAGGCGGCGACGCTGATTTCCGCGAAGCGCGGCGCGATGACGAGGTACGGCTACATCGCCGCGCACCTCGCGATCGTCGTGATCTGCCTGGGCGGCTTGCTCGACAGCAACCTGCCGATCCATTTCCAGATGTGGCTGTTCGGCAAGTCGCCCGTGAACACCAGCGCGGCGATCAGCGAAATCTCGGCCGACCACCGGCTGTCGGCCTCGAACCCGACGTTTCGCGGCTACGCGTGGGTGCCGGAGGGCCAGTACGTGTCGACCGCGATCCTGAACCAGCCGAACGGCTCGCTGATCCAGGACCTGCCGTTCTCGATCCAGCTCGACAAGTTCATCGTCGACTACTATTCGACCGGCATGCCGAAGCTGTTCGCGAGCGATATCGTCGTGATCGATCGCGAGACCGGCAAGCGCATCCCGGCGCGCGTCGAGGTCAACAAGCCGTTTACCTACAAGGGCGTCTCGATCTACCAGTCGAGCTTCCAGGACGGCGGCTCGCAGATGCGGATGACGGCGTTCCCGATGACGGGCGCGCGCGACGCGACGTTCCCGGTGAACGGTACGATCGGCAACGCCGTGCCGCTCGCGGGCCATGACGGCGAGACGATCGAGTTCGCCGACTTCCGTGCCATCAACGTGGAGAACCTCACCGACGCGAGCGGCAAGACCGACGCGCGCGGCGTGAGCATGACGCACTCGCTCAAGGAGGCGTTCGACGAGCGGCTCGGCTCCGGCGCGAAGACCTCGACGCCCGTGAACTTGCGCAACGTCGGGCCGTCGGTGCAGTACAAGGTGCGCGGCAAGGACGGCCAGGCGCGCGAGTTCAACAACTACATGCTGCCCGTCGAGGTGGGCGGCGACCGCGTGTTCCTGGCCGGGGTGCGCGCGAGCCCGAACGACCCGTTCCGCTACCTGCGGATTCCCGCCGATGCCGACGATTCGATCGAGGGCTGGATGCGCATCCGTGCCGCGCTCGCGGATCCGGCCGTGCGCGCCGAGGCCGCGCGCCGCTTCGCGCAAGGTTCGCTGCCCGGCGCCGACGCGGCGCTGCGCACGCGCCTGGACGACAGCGCGCTACGCGTGCTGACCCTTTTCGCAGGCGCCGATGCGAGCTCGGGCCGCCAGCCCGACGGCGCCCCGGTCGGCGGCTTCCAGGCGGTGGCGAGCTTCATCGACCAGTCGGTGCCGAAGGCCGAGCAGGAGAAGGCCGCCGGCCTCTTGCTGCGCATGCTGGAGGGTGCCATGTGGCAGGTCTGGGAAGTCGCGCGCGAGCGGGCCGGCCTGAAGCCGGTCGCGCAGTCGGCCGAGGCGGCGCGCTTCGTGCAGAACACCATCAACGCGCTGTCGGACAGTTTCCTGTACGGTGCGCCGGTGTATTTGCGGCTCGATTCATATAAGCAGGTGCAGGCTTCGGTATTCCAGCTGACGCGCGCGCCTGGTAAGAATCTGGTGTATCTTGGCAGCCTGCTGCTGGTGTTCGGCATCTTTTCGATGTTCTACGTGCGCGAGCGCCGGCTGTGGTTCTGGCTCAAGGACACGCAAGCGGGCACGAGTGTCGTGATGGCGATGTCGAGCGCCCGCAAGACACTCGACTTCGAGAAGGAATTCGCGCAGACGCGCGACGCGGTCGGCGCGGTACTCGGTGCCGCACCCGCGGCAGCGGGCGCGGCCGAGCGCAAGACCGATCCCCACGACTCCCCACGGTAA
- the ccsB gene encoding c-type cytochrome biogenesis protein CcsB → MDLTRVSSSPAPRGRTQAPAPAPLFDERPFLRRLSVVDWLFALAMVAGAGFALVRYQARMDYYDQAVMTGSAAALIVLGWRWKPARALMASIAVLSLLSLNLYHGELSRADSVFLLKYLLSSQSAILWMSALFVFATVFYWIGMLSRSETGTAIGQKMTWAAVLMGFTGLMVRWYESYLIGADVGHIPVSNLYEVFVLFSLITALLYLYYEGHYGTRALGAFVLLVISAAVGFLMWYSIARDAQQIQPLVPALQSWWMKIHVPANFIGYGSFALSAMVSVAYLLKERGVLADRLPALEVLDDVMYKSIAVGFAFFTIATILGALWAAEAWGGYWSWDPKETWALIVWLNYAAWLHMRLMKGLRGTVAAWWALTGLVVTTFAFLGVNMFLSGLHSYGKL, encoded by the coding sequence ATGGATCTGACCCGTGTTTCTTCTTCCCCCGCCCCGCGCGGCCGCACGCAGGCGCCCGCCCCGGCGCCGCTGTTCGACGAGCGCCCGTTTCTGAGGCGCCTGTCCGTCGTCGACTGGCTGTTCGCGCTGGCGATGGTGGCGGGTGCCGGCTTCGCGCTCGTGCGTTACCAGGCGCGCATGGACTATTACGATCAGGCCGTGATGACGGGGTCGGCCGCCGCGCTGATCGTGCTCGGCTGGCGCTGGAAGCCCGCGCGCGCGCTGATGGCGTCGATCGCGGTGCTGTCGCTGCTGTCGCTGAATCTCTACCACGGCGAGCTGTCGCGCGCCGATTCGGTGTTCCTCCTCAAGTACTTGCTCTCCAGCCAGTCGGCGATCCTCTGGATGAGCGCGCTGTTCGTGTTCGCCACGGTGTTCTATTGGATCGGCATGCTGAGCCGCTCCGAAACCGGCACCGCGATCGGCCAGAAGATGACCTGGGCCGCCGTGCTGATGGGCTTCACGGGCCTGATGGTGCGCTGGTACGAGTCCTACCTGATCGGCGCCGACGTCGGCCACATCCCGGTGTCGAATCTCTACGAAGTGTTCGTGCTGTTCAGCCTCATCACGGCGCTGCTCTACCTGTACTACGAAGGGCACTACGGCACGCGCGCGCTCGGCGCGTTCGTGCTGCTCGTGATCAGCGCCGCGGTCGGCTTCCTGATGTGGTACTCGATCGCCCGCGACGCCCAGCAGATCCAGCCGCTCGTGCCGGCGCTGCAGAGCTGGTGGATGAAGATCCACGTGCCGGCCAACTTCATCGGCTACGGCAGCTTCGCGCTGTCGGCGATGGTCAGCGTGGCCTATCTGCTCAAGGAGCGCGGCGTGCTGGCCGATCGCCTGCCCGCCCTAGAGGTGCTCGACGACGTGATGTACAAGTCGATCGCGGTGGGCTTCGCGTTCTTCACGATCGCGACGATCCTCGGTGCGCTGTGGGCCGCCGAGGCGTGGGGCGGCTACTGGAGCTGGGACCCGAAGGAGACCTGGGCGCTGATCGTCTGGCTCAACTACGCGGCCTGGCTGCACATGCGGCTCATGAAGGGGCTGCGCGGCACCGTCGCTGCCTGGTGGGCGCTCACGGGCCTCGTCGTCACCACCTTCGCGTTCCTCGGCGTGAACATGTTCCTGTCGGGGCTGCACAGCTACGGCAAGCTGTGA
- the msrP gene encoding protein-methionine-sulfoxide reductase catalytic subunit MsrP, translating into MLIRTTRRRLLTGGDIAPHDITAPSVFAARRGMLRAAGAAVAAGLGVPGAASAAYRSPDPAAHPLAAATNAKFVVPDKVTPYQDVTTYNNFYEFGTDKGDPARHAGSLRPHPWRVSVEGEVKAPKVYDIDALLKLAPLEERVYRHRCVEGWSMVIPWIGIPLADLIRRVQPTANAKYVQFVTLADPSQMPGLAEPILDWPYSEGLRLDEAMNPLTLLTMGVYGQVLPNQNGAPVRIVVPWKYGFKSAKSIVKIRFVEQMPKTSWNTYAPNEYGFFSNVNPEVDHPRWSQATERRIGEDGFFTPKRKTLMFNGYGDLVASMYRGMDLRKNF; encoded by the coding sequence ATGTTGATCAGGACCACGCGCCGCCGGCTGCTGACCGGCGGCGACATCGCACCTCACGACATCACCGCGCCGTCGGTATTCGCGGCGCGCCGCGGCATGCTGCGTGCGGCGGGCGCCGCCGTGGCGGCCGGGCTCGGCGTGCCCGGCGCCGCGTCGGCGGCCTATCGCTCGCCGGACCCCGCCGCGCATCCGCTCGCCGCCGCCACCAACGCGAAGTTCGTGGTGCCCGACAAGGTCACGCCGTACCAGGACGTGACGACCTACAACAACTTCTATGAATTCGGCACCGACAAGGGCGACCCCGCGCGGCATGCCGGCTCGCTGCGCCCGCATCCTTGGCGCGTGAGCGTGGAGGGCGAGGTGAAGGCGCCGAAGGTCTACGACATCGACGCGCTGCTCAAGCTCGCGCCGCTCGAGGAGCGCGTGTACCGACATCGCTGCGTGGAGGGCTGGTCGATGGTGATACCGTGGATCGGCATCCCGCTCGCCGACCTGATCCGCCGCGTGCAGCCGACCGCGAACGCGAAGTACGTGCAGTTCGTCACGCTCGCCGATCCGTCGCAGATGCCGGGGCTGGCCGAGCCGATCCTCGACTGGCCCTACTCGGAGGGGCTGCGGCTCGACGAGGCAATGAATCCGCTCACGCTGCTGACGATGGGCGTCTACGGGCAGGTGCTGCCGAACCAGAACGGCGCGCCGGTGCGCATCGTGGTGCCGTGGAAGTACGGCTTCAAGAGCGCGAAGTCGATCGTGAAGATCCGCTTCGTCGAGCAGATGCCGAAGACGAGCTGGAACACCTACGCGCCGAACGAATACGGCTTCTTCTCGAACGTGAATCCCGAGGTCGATCATCCGCGCTGGAGCCAGGCGACCGAGCGGCGCATCGGCGAGGACGGCTTCTTCACGCCGAAGCGCAAGACGCTGATGTTCAACGGCTATGGCGATCTCGTCGCGTCGATGTATCGCGGCATGGATCTGCGCAAGAACTTCTAG
- the msrQ gene encoding protein-methionine-sulfoxide reductase heme-binding subunit MsrQ translates to MQGASRAVRGGGPRGSTAVPAAPRALRIAKVAVFTAGLYPLARLVLLGATGGLGANPIEFVTRSTGLWTLVILCVTLAVTPLRRLTGVAALLRLRRMIGLFAFFYATLHFITYFWFDKWFDLAAILKDVVKRPFITVGFAAFVLLIALALTSPRAMVRRLGRHWQRLHRLIYAIALLAILHFWWMRAGKHDLALPKLYGAIVLVLLGWRLVAVLARRRARAAG, encoded by the coding sequence CTGCAAGGCGCGTCGCGCGCCGTGCGCGGCGGCGGCCCGCGCGGGAGCACCGCGGTGCCGGCCGCGCCGCGCGCGCTGCGCATCGCGAAGGTGGCGGTGTTCACGGCCGGGCTGTATCCGCTCGCGCGGCTCGTGCTGCTCGGCGCGACGGGCGGACTCGGCGCGAACCCGATCGAGTTCGTGACGCGCTCGACCGGGCTTTGGACGCTCGTGATCCTCTGCGTGACGCTGGCCGTCACGCCGCTGCGGCGGCTGACAGGCGTGGCCGCGCTGCTGCGCCTGCGGCGCATGATCGGCCTGTTCGCGTTCTTCTACGCGACGCTGCACTTCATCACCTACTTCTGGTTCGACAAGTGGTTCGATCTCGCGGCGATCCTGAAGGACGTCGTGAAGCGGCCGTTCATCACCGTCGGCTTCGCGGCGTTCGTGCTGCTGATCGCGCTCGCGCTCACCTCGCCGCGCGCGATGGTGCGCCGGCTCGGCCGCCACTGGCAGCGGCTGCACCGGCTGATCTACGCGATCGCGCTGCTGGCGATCCTGCACTTCTGGTGGATGCGCGCCGGCAAGCACGATCTGGCGCTGCCCAAGCTCTACGGCGCGATCGTGCTGGTGCTGCTCGGCTGGCGCCTCGTGGCGGTGCTGGCGCGGCGGCGCGCCCGGGCCGCGGGCTAG
- the lysA gene encoding diaminopimelate decarboxylase gives MTHRAFDYVDGTLHAEGIPADKLADHFDTPLYVYSRAALTAAYQAYAKACEGRRASLHVAVKANSNLGVLNVFARLGAGFDIVSGGELARVLAAGGKAEHVVFSGVAKSADEMRLALEAGVKCFNVESVPELDRLNAVAGSLGKRAPVSLRVNPDVDPKTHPYISTGLKANKFGVAFADARATYRAADALPNLQVAGIDCHIGSQITELSPYLDALDKVLDLVEQIEADGIAIHHVDVGGGLGITYADETPPDIGAFVQALFAKLDARGHGHRELCFEPGRSLTGNAGILLTRVEFLKPGEEKNFAIVDAGMNDLARPAMYEAYHAIVPVRQTSAHASAVYDVVGPVCESGDWLGRERTLAIAAGDLLAIRSAGAYGFAMSSNYNTRPRAAEVLVDGQNAYLVRQRETIASLYENEAILPEEA, from the coding sequence ATGACTCACCGCGCATTTGACTACGTCGACGGCACGCTGCACGCCGAAGGCATTCCGGCCGACAAGCTCGCCGACCACTTCGACACGCCGCTCTACGTCTATTCGCGCGCCGCGCTGACGGCCGCGTACCAGGCCTATGCCAAGGCCTGCGAGGGCCGCCGCGCGTCGCTCCACGTCGCCGTGAAGGCGAACAGCAACCTCGGCGTGCTGAACGTGTTCGCGCGGCTCGGCGCCGGCTTCGACATCGTTTCGGGCGGCGAACTCGCGCGCGTGCTCGCCGCGGGCGGCAAGGCGGAGCACGTGGTGTTCTCGGGCGTGGCCAAGAGCGCCGACGAGATGCGCCTCGCGCTCGAGGCCGGCGTCAAGTGCTTCAACGTCGAATCGGTGCCGGAGCTCGACCGCCTCAACGCGGTGGCGGGCTCGCTCGGCAAGCGCGCGCCGGTCTCGCTGCGCGTGAACCCCGACGTCGATCCGAAGACGCATCCGTACATCTCCACCGGCCTGAAGGCCAACAAGTTCGGCGTGGCGTTCGCCGACGCGCGCGCGACCTACCGCGCCGCCGACGCGCTGCCGAACCTGCAGGTGGCCGGCATCGACTGCCACATCGGCTCGCAGATCACCGAGCTGAGCCCCTACCTCGACGCGCTCGACAAGGTGCTCGACCTGGTCGAGCAGATCGAGGCGGACGGCATCGCGATCCATCACGTCGACGTGGGCGGCGGGCTCGGCATCACCTATGCCGACGAGACGCCGCCCGACATCGGCGCGTTCGTGCAGGCGCTGTTCGCGAAGCTCGACGCGCGCGGCCATGGCCACCGCGAGCTGTGCTTCGAGCCGGGCCGCTCGCTGACCGGCAACGCCGGCATCCTGCTCACGCGCGTCGAATTCCTGAAGCCGGGCGAGGAGAAGAACTTCGCGATCGTCGACGCGGGCATGAACGACCTGGCACGCCCGGCGATGTACGAGGCCTATCACGCGATCGTGCCGGTCAGGCAGACCAGCGCGCATGCGAGCGCCGTCTACGACGTGGTCGGCCCGGTCTGCGAGAGCGGCGACTGGCTCGGCCGCGAGCGCACGCTCGCGATCGCCGCGGGCGACCTGCTCGCGATCCGCTCGGCCGGCGCCTACGGCTTCGCGATGAGCTCGAACTACAACACGCGCCCGCGCGCGGCCGAGGTGCTCGTCGACGGCCAGAACGCCTATCTGGTGCGCCAGCGCGAAACCATCGCGAGCCTGTACGAGAACGAGGCGATCCTGCCCGAAGAGGCGTGA